The sequence GAATGCCGAGCGCCTCCAGGTGGGGCCCTTGCTCGATGTGGAGCTCGACGTACCCGGCCACGCTCTTCGGGTCGCGGGCGGCCCTGGGGGCGTCGAGGGCGTTGAAGCCGGCGCGGGCCATCGCGTCCACGAGCCGCTCCCCGTCGGGAGCGGCGAGCGCCGGGAGCTGAGCCGGATCGAGCTTTCCGGTGAACGCTTTCGAGCCGAAGAGGCTTCCGTAGCGTCCCTCCTCGTCGCTCCAGGCCACGAGCGTCAGCGGTCGGGCGAGCTCGGGCCTGGCCTCCCGAACGGTACGGAGGCACTCGAGCCCCGCCAGGACGCCCAGCGCGCCGTCGAGGATCCCGCCGTCGGGCACTGAGTCGATGTGGGAGCCGGTGAGAACGCCGAGGTCGGGGGAATCCGCGGCGCCGCCGCTCGCCGAGGACCCGAAGGTGTTCCCGGCCGGGTCGATCCAGGTCGTGAGCCCGGCCTCGCGCATCCTTCCGAGGAGCCAGGCGCGAGCCTCCTCGTGGGCCGGGCTCCAGGCGGGCCGGGTCACGCCGCCGCTCGAGGTTCGACCGAAGCCGGCCAGTGCCTCGATGTCGGCTCTGAGCCGGGCGATCGAGATCGCCAGCATGGGAGTAGAGTATATCTCCCTTGACTTGAACGCTTTGCGGTCCCTATAATTTTGCTGAACCGCTGTTCAGTCACCTTGGTGATCCCCGCTGTCGTCTCTTCCGAATGGCGGTGGGCCCCAACCTCAGCCAAGGAGAGAGCGCATGGACCTCAAACCGACCGCAGAGCAGCAGGCCTTCCGTGACAGGCTGCGGACGTGGCTCAGGCAAAATCTCCCCCGCGAGTGGACGTCGCGCGTCGTCTCCGGTCCCGATGTGCCGCGCTCCGAAGCCTACCTCTTCCTCCGCGAGTGGCAGCGGAAGCTCTACGAGGCCGGGTTCCTCGGGTTGACCTGGCCCAAGGAGTACGGCGGCCGCGGGCTCACCTTCATGGAAGAGCTGATCCTCCACGAGGAGATGGCGCTGGCCAAGGCCCCGCCGATTCTCAACCTCCTCGGGATCGGCATGGCGGGGCCGACCATCATCGCGTACGGCACCGAGGCGCAGAAGAAGCGCTACCCGTCGAAGATCCTCTCGTGCGAGGAGATCTGGTGTCAGGGGTACTCGGAGCCCAACGCGGGCTCTGACCTGGCCAGCCTGCAGACCCGGGCGGTTCAGGACGGCGATCACTTCGTCGTCAACGGCCAGAAGGTTTGGACCAGCGTGGCGCAGGCGGCCGACTGGATGATGCTCCTGGCCCGGACGGATCCCGACGCGGAGAAGCACAAGGGGATCACGTACTTCCTCCTGGACATGCATTCGCCCGGGATCACGGTTCGCCCCCTCAGGCAGATCACC is a genomic window of Candidatus Rokuibacteriota bacterium containing:
- a CDS encoding acyl-CoA dehydrogenase, producing the protein MDLKPTAEQQAFRDRLRTWLRQNLPREWTSRVVSGPDVPRSEAYLFLREWQRKLYEAGFLGLTWPKEYGGRGLTFMEELILHEEMALAKAPPILNLLGIGMAGPTIIAYGTEAQKKRYPSKILSCEEIWCQGYSEPNAGSDLASLQTRAVQDGDHFVVNGQKVWTSVAQAADWMMLLARTDPDAEKHKGITYFLLDMHSPGITVRPLRQITGDAEFNEVFFENVRVPAENILGGLNNGWQVGITTLMYERLALGFGLQVRLRIALDALVELAKRTKRNGGTATQDPIVRQKLAQLWIDTEVFKYTGARAVTKLLKGELPGPEASTGKIWWCETHQRLQDLAMEILGPYHQLVRGSDWAVEQGIWQHTFLRSRANSVEGGTTEIQRNIIGERVLGLPKG